TTGCTCTGCCACGACGTAGGTTCCGGCGGCAATGGCCGCGCCTCCCGCGACGGCAAGGGCAGCATTCTTGGGATTGGCCGCTGAGAGCAACGCGATTCCCAGGGATTTCAGCGGGCTGAGCGAGCCGACACTCGTCATCCACTTCGGTTGCGTCGGTTCTTCGCCGTCTCGCGGTCGCGATCGCCATTGCCTGAATGCGAGAGCGAAGAGGACTAACCCCAGCACTATCCGAACGATACTTGCCCATCGTGTGGTCTCTGTTTCGGGCACAGCCGTGTCGACGAAAGCGATAGTCAGCGCCACCACGGTTCCGATGCCCACAACCCAGCCGAGAATGAATGCCGCAACCGAGCGTCGAGCACCCGCAGTGACCAGCATGAGAACCACAACTGCCATCGGCACGGACACAACCGCCAAGCCGACTGCAACGGGCAATGATTGACCTAGCGCATGCAGCACGTGGGTCCTCTCGGTTAGTTAGCGCTCATAGCCCTTGCGCATATCATCTACTATCCGAGGCTGGTCGAGCGTCGACGGTTCCATGTCGCGGCGTGGACGGTCCCGCGGGAAGACGGAAGCCGACGCCAATGTGGGTTCGTCGAGAAAGCGCAATTCCGGAGCGCCGTCAGGCAAACGCAATTCCGGTGGCGCTCCGCCCACTTGGGCGAGTACGTATCCCCAGTCACCAAAACTGGGAACAAACACGTGGTACGGGGAGACCCCGAGACCGACGGCGGACACTGTCGACACTGTTCGCCAGTAGGCATCGGGCGTCGAATACGGACTGCCGGACTGGACGACCATCAATCCGCCCGGATTGAGTACGGCCGCGGCCAGACCGTAGAACTCCATCGAATAGAGCCTGCCCAATGCCGGGGTGTCAGGATCGGGGAGATCGACGATCACGGAGTCGAAGCCGGGTTGATGCGTCTCACGCAACCACCGAAATGCGTCGTCGAGGACAACGTGCACTCGTGAGTCTTCGAGTGCGCCGCCGTTCAACGATCGCAGTCGAGTGTTCGCCAGTTCGATAACGGCAGGATCGAGCTCCACCTGCACAATTTCCGCAACGCTGTGCATCCGCAACACTTCCCGTGCTGCAAGTCCGTCTCCCCCACCCAAGATCAACACCCGTTGTGGGTTGTTCGTGAGCGCCGGATACACCAGGGACTCCGTGTAGCGATGTTCGTCGACACTCGAGAATTGGAGATCTCCGTCGAGGAAGAGCCGGACGTCGTTCTTACGTTCCGTGACAACAATTTCTTGATACTGCGATCGCGATGCCGCAACCACGGGGTCCGTATACAGACGCTGACGGGCCGTGATTTCGATGTCGGAGGCGGCGATCAACAACCATCCGATCAGGCTCGCGGCCAACAGCATTGCCGCAACAGCAATCAGTCGGGCGCGCAGGCTGAGCTGCCACCGCAGCAGAATCAAGGCAACCACAGCCGCGGCGACGCGGTTGATCATTCCGGTAATTGCTGCGCCCCGGATCATCCCGACCCACGGCAACAAGACAAACGGCCAGAGCAACCCGCCGATCAGCGCACCCAAGTAGTCCGCTGCATTCAGATTGGCGAGCACTTTTCCGGCACTTTGTGCGTCGTTGTCGGTGCGTCCGGATTGCAGCAACGTCATCAGCAGTGGCACTTCCGCACCCACGAGAATGCCGATCAGTGCCGTGGCAGCAACAAGAACTGCCCCGCTGGAACCAAAGAACGTGAAGGTGACGTAGAGCGTGACCGCGCTGAATCCACCGATGATGCCGAGCAGAATCTCCACTGTCACAAAGGAAATAGCCGCGTGCCCCAACAACGGTTTGGCGGCAAGGGCCCCGATGCCGAGCGCCGCAACAAATCCGGCCACGATCAGTGACGTCTGCGTGATTCCGCCGCCAGTGAGACTGACGGACAGAGTGAGCAGTGCCAACTCGTAGATCAGTCCGCAGGCAGCACAGGCAGCGACGGCGGCGAGGAGCAGCACCCGCGCCCGGGCAGTGAGCACAGTCCGTGAATCGGTGACAATCATCAGGTGAGAGCAGCGGCGTTCACCAAGCCGATGGACAGCAGGGTCACGCCCACCGCCCAGGCCGCACCGCACATCTTCGGATCCTGCACCAGCGCAACCAACTTACCCGGCAGAAACGCGTTCATCAGTCGCAGTGCAATGGCCTGAAGAACAATTGCGAACAGACCGTACACAGCTGAATCCGCAAGCCCCTGGGCAAATCCGTCGGAACTGGTGAGAATGGCGGTCACGACGATGATGGCAAGCGCAAGATGGTTGGCGCCCAGAAGAATTGCCGCATTCGGATTCTTGTCGACGTACACCTGGTGGCGGAGATTGCCCGGCGTCATGAGATCGAGAACCAGAAATCCGGTGGCCAGAACAGCAACTCCGACTACGAAGTACGCCAGCGTCCCCAGAACACCACCGACCAGCAGAGCTGGGTCAACAGTGCCGATTTCCACAGTTTCAGAAGCAAGGTTGGCGTTCAAGAAGTTCTCCTGAGTTCAGTCCGATTGTCACTCGATATGGTCATTTGGCGCTGCCCGATCCACCGCTGCCGCTGCCGCCACCGGCCGGTGATCCGGGATTGAATCCCGGTCCCAAATAGGCATATCCGCCACTGCGGTATGTGCCGTTGATGTCTTCGACCCTGATGGTGCTTCCCCCGGCGGCCGCGCTGACGGTCACGATATCGTCGTCGTAACGCAGGTACTCATTGCCGCCGTCGGCACTGCGGGCCGCAGGTTCTTCCGCATCGACGATCCGCGACACCGTCGTACCGACAGGATCTTTCGACGAATACACAGCGACGTCGCCGGTTTGCGAACTCTTGGAATAATTGTCCGCAATGAAGTCCTTGACCGCGTTGCCGCACGAGGACAGCACACATGCCATGGCGATCATGACGGGAACAACCCATTTCCTACCGATCACGGATGCCACCTACTTCTGGTCTTCACAATCACTCCAGTCCCCTCCCCTGGGTACAAATGCCAACTCTGCCAAGCCCATCCATGCCCCAGGCTGCTGCCGAACAACACCGTGACAGCGGTGTCGTCGCCGGGAAACGAACCGCAAATCCAACCATCGGCCGCTGCCTGCACTTTCAAGCGGGAGGCCTCGGCAACGAACTCTGTTCGGTCGAGAGTCTGCGTGGAAGATTCGAAACGATACGGTCCGAGAACTTCAGCACCCGGCAGTGGATCGCCACCAGCTGCGACCGCATCGCAGGACACCTGCTCGGTCAATGTTTCACCACCCGAGCGCGCGGTGACTACGTGCGATGCCCCCAGCACCCCCAAAGTCAAAGCACCGTCATCTGTTTCGATAACAAGCTGGGCCAAGGCCGGTGGCGCCGGTGCGTCCACCACAAGGCCGAGCGCAGACGCATCCACATCAGTGGGCTCCACGTCGAGGAGATGAACACTCACTGCGGCGGGCCGGAATGTATGACGGTCAACTCTGCACGGGTGACTGCGCGACCGGTGGAAACCTCCCACGACTGGCCGCGAGCCCACTTCTCGAATGCAATGAGCCCGGTCTTGTCGGCAGTTGCATAGTCGGCGTAGTCCATCACACCCGACGGTGCGGTGCCTGTGGTGCCCTCGGCAGTGAACCGTGCGGTTCCACTTTCGATCCTGCGGTGCACCTTGTCGTCGAGAATGACGTCGCCATTCGGTTCGAGGTTGGTGCCCTCGCGCCGCATCCACAGCGTCATCTCGAGTTCACCCTCGTCATCTTCGACGGTCAGCCAGCGGCGGCCGGTCGAACCGTCGAGAAGGTGCTCGCGCCAGATGTACCCTTCCTCGTCGAGGATGATGGTCCCGCGAACCACGTGGTCGATCCCCGCGTAGGTGATGATGTCTCCGACACCGATCTTGTGGGGGTCGTATACCTCCGGATAGTCCGCAAGCGGGTCTACACGCCCCACCGGAGCGCTCTTACGGCCGCGCAGAACCACGAAGGCCACTGCCGCGATCACAACAAGTATCAGTACAACTATCAGCACGTTCGTCAACGGTCACTCCGTAATCGTCGGGCTCGGCAAGGGCGCCGGGGCAATACCCTACCGATCGCTACTCGCCCGAGCGCCCGTACGTCGCTGCGCCCGATCCCGTTCGATGCCATTTCGGACAAAAGGCCGTGTATACCCGGTCGACATTGCCCTGAAACCCGTTGAACGGATTCACTTTCGATATGGATATCTCGGAATCCTCGAGCGTCCTCGCGCGTTGAACAACTATGGCCAATTACAAAACAGTCAATCCCGCGACAGGTGAAACCGTCAGGGAATTCGATACTTTGGATGACGCCGGAGTGGAAGCCGCACTGGAGAAGGTTCACAACGGCTATCTGAACTGGAGAAAGAGTGCGCCGACACAACGGGCACAGATACTGACCAGAACCGCCGAACTGTACAACGAACGCGCCGACGAACTGGCGCGCATGATCGCCCTGGAAATGGGAAAACCCGTTCGCGAAGCCAAGGGCGAGGTACAACTGTCCGCCGCGATCTACCAGTGGTACGCCGATCACGGACCGTCATTGCTCGCTGAAGAACGACTCGACGTTCCCGGCGCCGAAGAATCGGTGGTGTACCGACGTCCGATCGGCGCGCTCGTCGGCGTGATGCCGTGGAACTATCCCTACTACCAGGTCGCACGGTTTGCGGCGCCCAATCTCATGCTCGGAAACACTGTCATCCTCAAGCACGCGTCCAACTGTCCTCAATCTGCGCTGCTGATGGAAGAGATCCTGCAGCAGGCCGGCCTGCCGGAGGATGCGTACGTGAACGTTTTTGCGACCAACGAGCAGATTGCCGACATGATCGCAGACCCCCGCGTGCAAGGTGTCTCGTTGACCGGAAGCGAACGCGCCGGAACCAGCGTCGCGGAAACTGCGGGGCGCAACCTCAAGAAGGTGGTACTCGAACTCGGCGGCTCGGACGTGTTCATCGTCCTCGACTCCGACGACATGGACGCCACCGTCAAGGCCGCAGCCAAGGCTCGCTTGTCCAACGCCGGTCAGGCGTGCAACGCGGCCAAACGATTCATCGTGGTCGAGGACTTCTACGACGATTTCACGCAGAAACTGACCGCGTCGTTCCAATCTGTCACGGCCGGTGATCCGTTGGAAGCGGATACGGTTCTCGGGCCGCTCTCGTCCCAGAGCGCGGCAGATACATTGCTCGAGCAGATCCAAGACGCCGTCGACAAGGGAGCAACCCTCCTGACGGGCGGCGCGAAGATCGACCGCCCCGGCGCCTACGTTCAACCGACATTGCTCACCGATGTCACCCCGGACATGCGCGCCTACAGCGAGGAACTCTTCGGGCCGGCCGGGGTGGTGTACAAGGTCAAGTCAGCGAATGACGCCGTCGACCTTGCCAATTCGTCGGTCTACGGGCTGAGCGGATCCGTCTGGAGTAGCGACCTGGATGCTGCGCGTGCAGTCGCCGCAGATCTCGACGTCGGAATGGCCTTTGTCAACGAACACGGCACAACGCTGCCCGGTCTTCCCTTCGGCGGAGTCAAGCGCTCGGGAGTCGGACGTGAGCTCGGTCCTTGGGGTATGGACGAATTCGCCAACAAGAAGTTGATCCGCGTGTCCAAGAAATAAGTTCGCTTACGTTCGACCAGACAACCTTTCGACGGCGGCCGGATAGTCGGCCAGAATATGATCGCGCGCGTCGTAGAGATACCGCTGCAGCAATTCGACCGCCGTCGCATTGTCGCCGGCTTTCAACGCACTGTGTATCTCGTGATTGCGAGCGAGGTACGGCGAGTGGAATCGGTGTGCGTCGTCCATGACGTGAAAGACCAGACGCAGTTCGTTCCACACACCGCCCATCAGTTCGTCGATCCTGCTGCTGTTGCTCAAACCCGCGATCGCGCGATGGAAATGAATGTCGGCTGTTCCGACGCCGGTCCAGTCGTCGGCGGCCAGACGTTCTTCGGCGAGATCGAGGGCGGCGGAGACGTCATCGAGATTGCCTGTTTCCGGATCGAAGTCTCGCACTCCCGCCGACTCGACTACCCGACGGCAGATGTACAACTCGGCGATGTCCTCAGCAGACGGGACTCGCACAAATACGCCACGGTTGAGTTCGTGTGAAACCAACCGGTCTTCGATCAGGATCTGGAACGCCTCGCGCACGGTGTTTCGGGAGACGTCCAGTGCTGCGCAGATGTCGGGCTCGGACAGTCGTGCGCCGGGACGGAAGCTTCCGTCGATGATCAGCTCGCGCAGAATCCCGGCGACCCGAGCCGTCCGGCTGGTGCGCTCGAGAAGCCCTCGATGGGCGGCCAACGCGGCGTGTGCATCCTCTTTCGGAGGATTCAGGCTGGTCAAGTGCACTCCTAGTCGTTTGTCGCTGCCCTCATCATAGTGAGAGCGGGGCGTCCGGACCGCTTGCGACTGCCCCCAAAAGTTTCCGTCAGATTAATTATCCCTTCATGGTATTGCAGGATCGTTGAACGATTTTGTACGTTAAGGGTCCTGACATTCCATCTTCACGCGAGGTACCGATGACCGTTCCGATTCAAACCGAAGGTGCCCCTCCGCGCCCGTTCGACTGGTTCCGCACGCTTGGACCGAAGGGCAAGAAGGCATTCGTCGGCGCTTTCGGCGGCTACGGCCTCGACTCGTACGACTTCCAGGTGCTCCCTCTCGGGTTGGCCGCGATTGCCGCGTACTTCTCGATCACGACGGGACAGGCCGGTCTGCTGACCACTGTCACGCTGGTGGTCTCCGCGCTCGGCGGTGTCCTCGCCGGCATCCTGGTGGACCGCATCGGACGCGTCCGCACCTTGCAGGTAACGGTCGCGACCTACACGATCTTCACGGTCCTGTGCGGTTTTGCACCCAACTTCGAGACGCTGCTCATCTTCCGCGCGTTCCAGGGTCTGGGCTTCGGCGGTGAATGGGCTGCCGGCGCAATTCTGGTAGCCGAATACGCAAAGCCCGAGTACCGCGGCCGAGCAGTCGCCTTCGTTCAGAGCGCCTGGGCGGTGGGCTGGGGCTTGTCGGTCATCATCTACACAATCGTCTTCCAGCTCTTCGATCCCGACATCGCGTGGCGCGTTCTGTTCTGGACCGGAGTGATCCCCGCGTTCCTCATCATCTGGGTACGTCGCAACCTCAAGGACCCGGAAGAAATCACCGAGAAGCGTGAGAAGAAATCCGACCGGGGTTCCTTCCTCGCCATCTTCCGTGGCCCGATGCTCAAGACCACCGTCTTTGCCTCACTGCTCGCCACCGGCGTCCAGGGCGGTTACTACACACTCGCGTCGTGGCTTCCGACTTACCTGAAGAACTCACGCGGCCTCGACGTCGTGGGCACCGGCGGCTATCTCGCGATCCTCATCAGCGGCGCATTCCTCGGATACGTCAGCGGCGGAATCCTCACCGACAAGCTCGGCCGTAAGCGAACCATGCAGTTGTTCGCCACCTTGTCTGCCATCTTCATGGTGCTTTACACCCAGGTTCCCGACGGGGCCAACACCCTCATCATGATTCTCGGATTCCCCCTGGGCTTCTGCACGTCGGCGATCTTCAGCGGATTCGGTTCGTTCCTCTCGGAGCTCTACCCGACCGCGCACCGCGGTACGGGACAGGGATTCACGTACAACTTCGGTCGCGCAGTCGGTGCCGTGTTCCCCGCCATCGTCGGGTTCCTCGCAGCCAGCAGCCTGGGCATCGGCGGTGCCATGATCTTCGGCGCCATCGGCTACGGCATCGCTGTCCTGGCACTCTTCGGACTACCCGAAACCCTGGGACGCCAACTCAACTGATCGGTGTCGACGAACTGATCGGCGTTGTCGAACTGATCGGCGTTTGCAGGAAAGAGGATTGGACTTCACCATGATCGAGAATCGCACCAACCCGGATCCACGCTCGGCTCGGGCAGGATTTCGAGCCGGAGCCGTGTTCCCCACGTCCGGAATCGCACCGGGCTTCGCGCAGACCAATCTCATTGCCGTTCCCAAGGACTGGGCATACGACGTTCTGCTCTTCACCCAGCGGAACCCCAAGCCCTGCCCGGTACTCGACGTCACCGATGCCGGAGAATTCACGACGATTCTCGCGCCTGGCGCGGACATCAGGACCGATTTTCCGCTCTACCGCGTCTGGGTCGACGGCAAACTTAGCGACGAGATTCCGGATGCGACGCAGTACTGGCGCGACGATCTGGTGGCATTCCACATCGGCTGCAGCTTCACCTTCGAACATCCTCTGATGGCTGCCGGGATTCCGCTTCGCCACGTCGAGCAGAATCGAAACGTCCCGATGTACATCACGAATCGTGAGTGCCGGCCTGCCGGACGGGTCAGCGGGCCGACAGTGGTGTCGATGCGTCCCGTCCCCGCCGATCAGGTCGAAAGTGCCCGTTCCATCACCGCCCGCATGCCCGCGGTTCACGGTGCACCGATCCACATCGGCGATCCGGCCGAACTCGGCATCGCCGACTTGAGCCGCCCCGACTTCGGCGATGCCGTGGAGCTTGCGCCCGGCGACGTACCGATGTTCTGGGCGTGCGGTGTCACTCCGCAAGCTGCGGTCATGGCGTCGAAACTCCCGTTCGCCATCACCCACGCTCCCGGGCATATGCTGGTGACAGACGCCCCGGACAGCGATTACACCCTGGATCTGGCATGAATATCGACCTCAATTGCGATCTCGGAGAAGGCTTCGGGGATTGGCGCATGGGCGATGACGCTGCGCTCCTCGACATCGTGACGAGCGCCAATATCGCGTGCGGATTCCATGCCGGCGACGCAGCGACCATGCGGCGAACCTGCGAGATGGCGGTCGAACATTCGGTATCCATCGGAGCGCACATCGGTTTTCGCGATCTGGTCGGGTTCGGGCGACGGCACATCGACATCACGCCAGGCGATCTGAAGGACGAAACCCTCTACCAGATCGGCGCACTGGCAGGATTTGCCCACACCGCGGGGTCTTCCGTCACCTACGTCAAGCCCCACGGCGCGCTCTATCACTCCGCATCGAAGAGCCCCGAACTCGCCGACGCTATCGTGATCGCCATGACCGAATTCTCGAATCGCCTTGCGCTGCTGGGACCACCACAGTCTCAGCTGCAGAAAGCTGCCGAGGCACACGGCGTCGACTTTGTTGCCGAAGGATTCGCTGATCGCACGTACACGCGGTTCGGGACACTGACCCCGCGAAGTGAATCCGGTGCGGTCATCTCCGATCCGAACGCCGCGACGGCACAGGCGATCGACTTGGCCAGTAGCGGAACAGTACTCACGTCCGACGGGATCACCATCCCGATGTCGGTGAAAAGTATTTGTGTTCACGGTGATTCGCCCGGCGCAGTTGCCATGGCCACTTCCATCAAGGCTGGGCTGATCAACTCCCGCATTCGGGTGGAGTCGTTCGCATGAGTCACCCGACAATCCTCCCGGCCGGTGAACACGCGCTTCTGGTGGACCTCGACACCGAAGCCGATGTTCTTGCGTTCACCCATGCGCTCACACACAACACTCCGGCCGGAGTGGAGGATTTCCTGCCTGCCGCACGCACGGTTCTCGTGACCTGCCTGCCGACAGCAAATGTGGCACATGTGCTTCATCACCTGAACGAGTTGACGCGCACCATGTCCGCGGCAATCCCGGACGAGCGCGGCGACGAACCACCGTTCACCATCAATGTCCGCTACGACGGTCCCGACCTCGACGACGTGGCAAGGATCCTGAAAATGAGCCGCGCCGAGGTCATTTCAGCTCACACCTCGGCCGTATGGCGATGCGCCTTCATCGGGTTCGCGCCTGGCTTTGCCTATCTGACCTCAGGAGATGCTCGCCTCGACGTCCCGCGCCGAACACAATCGCGGACTGCCGTTCCCGCCGGCGCCGTTGCCCTGGCCGGCGGATACAGCGCGGTGTACCCGCGAGCCTCCCCGGGCGGATGGCAGATCATCGGCAGTACCGACGCCGTGATGTGGGATTTGGATGCCACACCCCCGGCCGCAGTCCAGCCGGGCCGGCGCGTGCGATTCGTGAACGAGGACAAACTGTGACCGGTCTGGAGATACTCGAAACCGGTCCGCTGAGCTTGATCCAGGACCTCGGCCGGACCGGTCATCTACGCTCCGGCGTCGGCGTGTCCGGCGCTGCTGACAGGCGGTCATTGCGGCTCGGCAATCGACTGGTCGGTAACTCCGAAGATGCTGCCGGAGTGGAAATTCTGATGGGTGGTCTGAGTCTTCGCGCGCATCAGCAGATCACCCTCGCATTCACCGGAGCCCCCGCGCAGGCGTACCTCGACGGCATTCCTGTGGGGCATTCGAGCGTCGTCGTCGCGGGGCCCGGCCAGGTGGTCCGCTTGGATTACGCACCCAGCGGACTACGGACGTACCTGAGCATCCGGGGCGGAATCGCAGTACCCGAAATTCTCGGATCACGCAGTACCGACACACTTTCCGGGATCGGGCCGGCACCACTCAAGCCCAACGACGTACTACCGATCGGGCCAACTCCCGTTGTTTTTCCGCTCGTGGACGTGGCGCCTGTTCCGGCGGTTTCGAACGGAACACTCGACATCAAGGTGATCTTCGGGCCGCGCGCGGATCGATTCTCCAATCCGGAAACCTTGATGCAGGGGCGATGGGCGGTCTCGACAGACTCCGATCGCATCGGAGCCAGACTCGATCGCGTCGGCGATGACGCACTCCTGCAGCGGGCCGACGGACTCGAGTTGCCCACAGAAGGCGTTGCACTCGGTTCCATCCAGGTTCCGCCCAGCGGCCAGCCCGTCATTTTCCTGGCAGATCACCCCATCACCGGCGGATATCCCGTGGTCGGCGTGGTGACCGACGCGGATATCGACCGACTAGGCCAAGCCCGTCCGGGTCAGCAGATCAGGTTCACCGGTATCTGAAGGTAATTAACTCAGTCGGACAAGGCATTACCAGTCAATTCCGGGTAGACCTGCTCGACGCAGTCGCGCCGGGTGTACATGTCCCAGTAGCGTTCGGCGATGTCATCCGGGTCGACAATCGGAAATTCGATACCGTCGAAGGCCGTGGCATTGTCCGCCGCGTCCGGTACGACGGGGGCATTCTCGCTGCGGGCGATTCCCGCTGCGATCGCCAGAGTCCCGGCGTAGACGCCGGTATCGGCCAGTTCGGCGTTGAGTGAGTACAGGTAATTGCGGGCGGCGGCCATGACAGGTCCGGGTCCACTGAAGTTCGGACTCGGCACTACAGCGGAAAAGCCCTGCGTCAACAGGAAAGCGCCGTCGCCACGTTCGACCATTTCCGGCAACACTGCTTGGACTATCTCTACCGGGGTGAGCAAGAACAGTGGAATCAGCGCTTGCAGAGCGGTCGCGTCCAGTTCGGTGGCCGGGGTGAACCCGAGGCCAGCGGGGACCGGGCCGTACCCGACTACATCGATCCTGCCGAACCTGGCCCGAATGGCGTCCACGACTGCGGGGACCTGAGATGGCTCGGTCAGATCCGCCGGAAAAGCCGCAGCCTCGATGCCGTCGTCGGCGAGTTGGCTGACGAGTGCGTCCAGCCTTTCCTGTCTCCGGGCTATCAGGGCGACGCGGAAGCCTTCGCGGCCGAAACGGCGAGCCATCGAGATGCCAAGACCGGTACCGGCGCCGAAGACGGCGATCACTTTCGACATGTAAGTCTCCTTGCTATCAGCTTAAGTTGACCAATGGGTCAACTTGTTTTCACAGTAGCATCTAATTTGAACCCATGGTCAACTTAATCGGTTCGAAATGATGCGAGCATGTAGGTAACGAGCCGGGACCAGGAGGAACAACAGGATGCGGGCCGACGCGGAACGAAACGCAAGCAAGCTGCGAGCAGCCGCAGCCGAGCTCTTTCACGAGCGCGGTCTTCAGGTACCACTGAAGGAGATCGCCGGCCGGGCCGGCGTCAGCCACGGCACCCTCTACAACCTCTTCGGCAGCCGCGAAGCCCTCATCGACGACGTTGTGGTCGACCTCGCCGCCGACCGATTCGACGAGGTCGCCGCGCATGCCCTGGCCTGCGAAGATGCGTGGGCGGGGTTCGTCTACTACGTCGAGAAGATCAGCGAGATGCAGGCCACCGATCCCATGCTCGCCGATGTACTGAGCGGGCGCTACCCCGGCGCCGAGCGCCTGATGGCCCTGTGCGACCGGGCACACGGATCCGCTACCGCGATCATGGAACGGGCTCAGCTTGCCGGAATGCTTCGTCCGGATTTCACCGGAGAGGACTTCGCCCTCACTTTCGGCGCCCTTACCCAGCTCGCGCGAGCCGGCTCGGATGTCGCCCCGGACGTCTGGCGCCGCAGCGTCGCATTTCTACTCGACGGATTACGTGTCGAGGCCGCCCGACATCCGCTCCCGGTCGTCCCGCTGTCACCACCTCAGGTGTACGAAGTGCTGGGCAGGCTCAACG
The nucleotide sequence above comes from Rhodococcus sp. KBS0724. Encoded proteins:
- a CDS encoding GAP family protein; amino-acid sequence: MPVAVGLAVVSVPMAVVVLMLVTAGARRSVAAFILGWVVGIGTVVALTIAFVDTAVPETETTRWASIVRIVLGLVLFALAFRQWRSRPRDGEEPTQPKWMTSVGSLSPLKSLGIALLSAANPKNAALAVAGGAAIAAGTYVVAEQAIAAVVFTIVASIAVAAPVVVNLVFGERAASMLDSAKSWMAANNAVMMTVILALLGAMVLGEGVSGLG
- a CDS encoding polyamine aminopropyltransferase, which gives rise to MIVTDSRTVLTARARVLLLAAVAACAACGLIYELALLTLSVSLTGGGITQTSLIVAGFVAALGIGALAAKPLLGHAAISFVTVEILLGIIGGFSAVTLYVTFTFFGSSGAVLVAATALIGILVGAEVPLLMTLLQSGRTDNDAQSAGKVLANLNAADYLGALIGGLLWPFVLLPWVGMIRGAAITGMINRVAAAVVALILLRWQLSLRARLIAVAAMLLAASLIGWLLIAASDIEITARQRLYTDPVVAASRSQYQEIVVTERKNDVRLFLDGDLQFSSVDEHRYTESLVYPALTNNPQRVLILGGGDGLAAREVLRMHSVAEIVQVELDPAVIELANTRLRSLNGGALEDSRVHVVLDDAFRWLRETHQPGFDSVIVDLPDPDTPALGRLYSMEFYGLAAAVLNPGGLMVVQSGSPYSTPDAYWRTVSTVSAVGLGVSPYHVFVPSFGDWGYVLAQVGGAPPELRLPDGAPELRFLDEPTLASASVFPRDRPRRDMEPSTLDQPRIVDDMRKGYER
- a CDS encoding DUF350 domain-containing protein, with protein sequence MNANLASETVEIGTVDPALLVGGVLGTLAYFVVGVAVLATGFLVLDLMTPGNLRHQVYVDKNPNAAILLGANHLALAIIVVTAILTSSDGFAQGLADSAVYGLFAIVLQAIALRLMNAFLPGKLVALVQDPKMCGAAWAVGVTLLSIGLVNAAALT
- a CDS encoding DUF4247 domain-containing protein, which encodes MACVLSSCGNAVKDFIADNYSKSSQTGDVAVYSSKDPVGTTVSRIVDAEEPAARSADGGNEYLRYDDDIVTVSAAAGGSTIRVEDINGTYRSGGYAYLGPGFNPGSPAGGGSGSGGSGSAK
- a CDS encoding DUF2617 family protein; this translates as MSVHLLDVEPTDVDASALGLVVDAPAPPALAQLVIETDDGALTLGVLGASHVVTARSGGETLTEQVSCDAVAAGGDPLPGAEVLGPYRFESSTQTLDRTEFVAEASRLKVQAAADGWICGSFPGDDTAVTVLFGSSLGHGWAWQSWHLYPGEGTGVIVKTRSRWHP
- a CDS encoding DUF4178 domain-containing protein, with protein sequence MTNVLIVVLILVVIAAVAFVVLRGRKSAPVGRVDPLADYPEVYDPHKIGVGDIITYAGIDHVVRGTIILDEEGYIWREHLLDGSTGRRWLTVEDDEGELEMTLWMRREGTNLEPNGDVILDDKVHRRIESGTARFTAEGTTGTAPSGVMDYADYATADKTGLIAFEKWARGQSWEVSTGRAVTRAELTVIHSGPPQ
- a CDS encoding NAD-dependent succinate-semialdehyde dehydrogenase, with protein sequence MANYKTVNPATGETVREFDTLDDAGVEAALEKVHNGYLNWRKSAPTQRAQILTRTAELYNERADELARMIALEMGKPVREAKGEVQLSAAIYQWYADHGPSLLAEERLDVPGAEESVVYRRPIGALVGVMPWNYPYYQVARFAAPNLMLGNTVILKHASNCPQSALLMEEILQQAGLPEDAYVNVFATNEQIADMIADPRVQGVSLTGSERAGTSVAETAGRNLKKVVLELGGSDVFIVLDSDDMDATVKAAAKARLSNAGQACNAAKRFIVVEDFYDDFTQKLTASFQSVTAGDPLEADTVLGPLSSQSAADTLLEQIQDAVDKGATLLTGGAKIDRPGAYVQPTLLTDVTPDMRAYSEELFGPAGVVYKVKSANDAVDLANSSVYGLSGSVWSSDLDAARAVAADLDVGMAFVNEHGTTLPGLPFGGVKRSGVGRELGPWGMDEFANKKLIRVSKK
- a CDS encoding GntR family transcriptional regulator, which encodes MHLTSLNPPKEDAHAALAAHRGLLERTSRTARVAGILRELIIDGSFRPGARLSEPDICAALDVSRNTVREAFQILIEDRLVSHELNRGVFVRVPSAEDIAELYICRRVVESAGVRDFDPETGNLDDVSAALDLAEERLAADDWTGVGTADIHFHRAIAGLSNSSRIDELMGGVWNELRLVFHVMDDAHRFHSPYLARNHEIHSALKAGDNATAVELLQRYLYDARDHILADYPAAVERLSGRT
- a CDS encoding MFS transporter — protein: MTVPIQTEGAPPRPFDWFRTLGPKGKKAFVGAFGGYGLDSYDFQVLPLGLAAIAAYFSITTGQAGLLTTVTLVVSALGGVLAGILVDRIGRVRTLQVTVATYTIFTVLCGFAPNFETLLIFRAFQGLGFGGEWAAGAILVAEYAKPEYRGRAVAFVQSAWAVGWGLSVIIYTIVFQLFDPDIAWRVLFWTGVIPAFLIIWVRRNLKDPEEITEKREKKSDRGSFLAIFRGPMLKTTVFASLLATGVQGGYYTLASWLPTYLKNSRGLDVVGTGGYLAILISGAFLGYVSGGILTDKLGRKRTMQLFATLSAIFMVLYTQVPDGANTLIMILGFPLGFCTSAIFSGFGSFLSELYPTAHRGTGQGFTYNFGRAVGAVFPAIVGFLAASSLGIGGAMIFGAIGYGIAVLALFGLPETLGRQLN
- a CDS encoding putative hydro-lyase translates to MIENRTNPDPRSARAGFRAGAVFPTSGIAPGFAQTNLIAVPKDWAYDVLLFTQRNPKPCPVLDVTDAGEFTTILAPGADIRTDFPLYRVWVDGKLSDEIPDATQYWRDDLVAFHIGCSFTFEHPLMAAGIPLRHVEQNRNVPMYITNRECRPAGRVSGPTVVSMRPVPADQVESARSITARMPAVHGAPIHIGDPAELGIADLSRPDFGDAVELAPGDVPMFWACGVTPQAAVMASKLPFAITHAPGHMLVTDAPDSDYTLDLA